The Anaerolineales bacterium region ATGAGCGAAACGGAGGATCGTGATCGGGCCTGAAAAACCCGGCATTATGCACACAGGCGTTCATCTTGAATTGAATTGTACGGGGAAACAAAAATCGGGTCAATGTCACTTTTGGAGGGTAAGGGCAAGATTATGCCTCGGTGAGATTTTCTTGCTGTCCGTTTTCATTTAAACGGACTACAATGCTGAGAAGAGGCACAAATACAGATGAACCTTGATGAACTTCAAGTCACTCACAACTTGGCTGAGAACCGTTTCGAAACATGGATCGAAGGTCGGCTCTCGAAGTTGGATTACATCGAAGACGGCAACACCATTGTGATGACGCACGTCGGCGTAAACCCGCAAGATCGCGGTCAGGGCATTGCCGGCAAAATCACGGATGTCGCGCTAGCGTACGCGCGGGAGAAGTCGTTGCGAGTGATTCCGATGTGTTCGTATGTGGCGGCGCACATTCGGGCGAATCCAGAGTATGTTGAGTTGACAAGG contains the following coding sequences:
- a CDS encoding GNAT family N-acetyltransferase, with the translated sequence MNLDELQVTHNLAENRFETWIEGRLSKLDYIEDGNTIVMTHVGVNPQDRGQGIAGKITDVALAYAREKSLRVIPMCSYVAAHIRANPEYVELTRQRA